From a single Terriglobia bacterium genomic region:
- a CDS encoding 2-isopropylmalate synthase: MQRSRISIFDTTLRDGEQAPGCSMGIREKLRMACQLEGLGVDVIEAGFPIASDDDFHAVRMISSQLRQPIIAGLARAAEPDIRRAWAALEHARRPRIHVFLASSDLHLQCKLRITREQALDQVYKAVAYARSLCDDVEFSPEDASRSDVDFLCRFVQAAVDAGATVINIPDTVGYTLPQEFGRLIETIRETVHGIQRVTISAHCHNDLGLAVANTLAAIQAGARQVECTINGIGERAGNASLEEIVMALNVRQEQLPYETGINTREIYSTSRLLAELIGFEPQPNKAIVGRNAFAHEAGIHQHGVISNPLCYEIMTPESVGVPGNNLVLGKHSGRHALGKRLAELGHPVAQHDLDSVYMRFMKLAESKKNIYDQDLISLLPAAPRPASVLQPAAN, encoded by the coding sequence ATGCAGCGGTCTCGTATCTCGATCTTTGACACCACGTTGCGCGATGGTGAGCAGGCGCCGGGTTGCAGCATGGGCATCCGGGAAAAGCTGCGCATGGCGTGCCAGCTGGAAGGGCTGGGCGTGGACGTGATTGAAGCCGGCTTTCCCATCGCCTCTGACGACGATTTTCACGCGGTCCGCATGATCTCCTCGCAGCTTCGCCAGCCGATCATCGCCGGGCTGGCCCGCGCCGCGGAGCCGGACATCCGCCGCGCCTGGGCCGCGCTGGAGCACGCCCGCCGCCCGCGCATTCACGTATTCCTGGCCAGCTCTGATCTGCATTTGCAATGCAAGTTGCGGATCACCCGCGAGCAGGCGCTCGATCAGGTTTACAAAGCAGTGGCTTACGCGCGGTCGCTGTGCGATGACGTGGAGTTCTCTCCTGAAGACGCTTCGCGCTCCGACGTGGACTTCCTCTGCCGCTTCGTGCAGGCCGCGGTGGACGCCGGCGCCACCGTAATCAACATTCCGGACACGGTAGGTTACACGCTGCCGCAGGAATTCGGACGCCTCATTGAAACCATCCGCGAAACCGTACACGGAATCCAGAGAGTAACTATCTCCGCGCATTGCCACAATGACCTCGGCCTCGCTGTCGCGAACACGCTGGCCGCCATCCAGGCCGGCGCCCGCCAGGTGGAATGCACCATCAACGGGATCGGCGAGCGCGCGGGCAACGCGTCGCTGGAAGAAATTGTCATGGCGTTGAACGTCCGCCAGGAGCAGTTGCCGTATGAGACCGGCATCAACACGCGCGAGATCTACTCCACCAGCCGGCTGTTGGCCGAACTGATCGGCTTTGAGCCGCAGCCCAACAAGGCCATCGTCGGGCGCAATGCCTTCGCCCATGAAGCCGGCATTCACCAGCACGGCGTGATCAGCAATCCGCTGTGTTATGAGATCATGACGCCGGAGTCCGTGGGCGTTCCCGGCAACAACCTGGTCCTGGGCAAGCACTCCGGGCGGCACGCGCTGGGCAAGCGCCTGGCTGAGTTGGGCCACCCCGTGGCGCAGCATGATCTGGATTCGGTGTACATGCGCTTCATGAAGCTGGCGGAGAGCAAAAAGAACATCTATGACCAGGACTTGATTTCCTTGCTGCCGGCGGCGCCACGGCCGGCCTCAGTTCTTCAACCAGCGGCCAACTAA
- a CDS encoding LysR family transcriptional regulator: MDFFQLETFLAVAQTGSFSGAAKVVHRTQPAVSQVVRKLEEEIGEALFDRSLGGGTVTDAGRVLQEYAQKMLNLRREARASLEELRQFQRGMLTIAANEFTSLYLLRVLEEYRRFCPMIKVAVQRSLASSIAAQVADHTVELGVLSFRPDDGNLQSVVVFRDELVFVVPPKHPLAKARSVSIRQLGAESFVAHAVVSPYRLKVLEAFARHKTPLNMDVEMPTLEAIKRFVAAGNGVALVPRIAVEPELARGDLIAVPVKELKLERKLRIIYRKGGQLSHAARAFLQVAESVSTNAGGSYLFQQEK, from the coding sequence ATGGATTTCTTTCAACTGGAAACGTTTCTTGCGGTAGCGCAGACGGGCAGCTTCTCCGGCGCGGCCAAAGTGGTCCACCGCACCCAGCCCGCAGTGAGCCAGGTGGTGCGCAAGTTGGAAGAGGAGATCGGCGAAGCGCTGTTTGACCGGTCTTTGGGGGGCGGCACGGTCACCGACGCTGGCCGCGTGCTGCAGGAGTACGCGCAGAAAATGCTCAACCTGCGGCGCGAAGCGCGGGCGTCACTGGAAGAGCTGCGCCAGTTTCAGCGCGGCATGCTGACCATCGCCGCCAACGAATTTACGTCACTATACCTGCTGCGCGTGCTGGAGGAATACCGGCGGTTTTGTCCCATGATCAAAGTTGCGGTGCAGCGGTCACTGGCAAGCTCCATCGCCGCGCAAGTGGCCGACCACACGGTGGAACTGGGCGTGCTTTCGTTTCGTCCCGACGACGGCAACCTGCAATCGGTGGTGGTGTTCCGCGACGAACTGGTCTTCGTGGTGCCGCCCAAACATCCGTTGGCCAAGGCCAGGAGCGTGAGCATACGGCAGTTGGGAGCGGAGTCGTTCGTGGCGCACGCCGTGGTGTCGCCCTACCGGTTGAAGGTGCTGGAGGCGTTCGCGCGCCACAAAACCCCGCTCAACATGGACGTGGAAATGCCAACGCTCGAAGCCATCAAGCGCTTTGTGGCCGCGGGCAACGGCGTGGCCTTGGTGCCGCGAATCGCGGTGGAACCGGAGCTGGCGCGCGGTGACCTGATCGCTGTTCCGGTGAAGGAACTGAAGCTGGAGCGCAAACTGCGGATCATCTATCGCAAAGGCGGACAACTCTCGCACGCCGCGCGGGCGTTCTTGCAGGTGGCGGAATCGGTGAGCACGAATGCCGGAGGGAGTTATTTGTTTCAGCAGGAAAAATGA
- a CDS encoding winged helix-turn-helix domain-containing protein: MQILNSGTIVGSMAKEAEITQADIPRLKAAIKRDLEAAQNNLEAIQREWEALTLIEARLRRLSAPESKYNRLRDLTLEILRKAGCPLSPAEIVERAKQHGWTFKSDRNGWSSVNSVLSRRKGKDVRKLPDGTWTIK, translated from the coding sequence TTGCAAATCCTCAATTCAGGTACAATTGTCGGCAGCATGGCAAAAGAAGCCGAAATAACGCAGGCCGACATCCCGCGACTAAAGGCAGCGATCAAGCGCGACCTGGAAGCTGCACAAAATAACCTGGAAGCGATACAGCGCGAGTGGGAAGCACTTACGCTCATTGAGGCTCGGTTGCGGAGGTTGAGCGCACCTGAGTCGAAATATAATCGGCTGCGGGACTTAACTCTAGAAATTCTTCGGAAAGCGGGATGTCCCTTAAGTCCGGCAGAAATCGTGGAACGTGCGAAGCAACACGGATGGACGTTTAAATCTGACCGGAATGGATGGAGCAGTGTAAACAGTGTGCTCTCGCGCAGGAAAGGAAAAGATGTACGCAAGCTGCCTGACGGCACGTGGACTATCAAGTAG
- a CDS encoding IS1595 family transposase, giving the protein MKDKKHSLTSSPIIKEIPAACSNELAAVEFLEQQRWGNSPCCIRCGSVNVYKMVDAKTNERNNRFLWRCHDCKEQYTVRIGTVYEESRIPLRHWCYAFWRAATSKKGVSALEIKRQCQISYKSALFLMNRIRFAMAPDANAPKLTGIVECDETYIGPRRPRHKGTSRRGRGTSKTPVFVAVERDGQLRRRVIADVTMATIGNAIREEVDRRAHLMTDEFTAYTRVGPEYAKHSTVCHSTKEYARGDVHTNTAESSHALVKRGIVGIYHNVSREYLHRYLWQYDFLWNNRKLNDGERTVLAIQSAEGKRLMYAEPAKA; this is encoded by the coding sequence ATGAAAGACAAAAAGCACAGCCTCACAAGCTCCCCGATAATCAAAGAGATACCAGCAGCTTGCAGCAACGAGCTTGCAGCCGTGGAATTTCTTGAGCAGCAACGTTGGGGAAATTCGCCGTGCTGCATTCGCTGTGGGAGTGTGAACGTGTACAAGATGGTGGATGCCAAGACAAACGAACGCAACAATCGTTTCTTGTGGCGTTGCCATGACTGCAAAGAGCAGTACACAGTCCGCATCGGGACAGTTTATGAGGAATCCCGAATTCCCCTTCGCCACTGGTGCTATGCGTTTTGGAGAGCCGCCACATCCAAAAAGGGTGTCTCTGCTCTGGAAATCAAACGGCAATGCCAGATCAGTTACAAGTCTGCCCTGTTCCTTATGAATCGAATCCGCTTCGCGATGGCCCCAGACGCCAACGCGCCTAAACTGACCGGCATTGTCGAATGCGACGAAACTTATATCGGCCCCCGTCGGCCCCGTCACAAAGGAACCAGCAGACGCGGACGCGGCACCAGCAAGACTCCGGTTTTCGTGGCCGTGGAACGGGATGGACAGCTTCGCCGTCGCGTCATCGCAGACGTGACGATGGCAACGATAGGAAACGCAATTCGTGAGGAAGTTGACAGGCGCGCCCACTTGATGACGGACGAATTTACGGCTTATACCCGCGTCGGCCCAGAGTACGCGAAGCACAGCACTGTGTGTCATTCCACCAAGGAATATGCGCGGGGAGACGTTCACACGAACACGGCAGAAAGCAGCCATGCTCTTGTGAAACGCGGAATTGTGGGCATTTACCATAATGTCAGCCGCGAATATCTGCATCGTTATCTTTGGCAGTACGATTTCCTTTGGAACAATCGAAAGTTGAACGATGGAGAGCGCACCGTTCTTGCAATTCAGTCAGCAGAAGGCAAACGCCTCATGTATGCTGAACCAGCAAAGGCATAG
- the moeB gene encoding molybdopterin-synthase adenylyltransferase MoeB, translated as MATTLAPESLPALNNQEVLRYSRHLIMPEVGMEGQQKLKAARVLCIGTGGLGSPLALYLSAAGVGTLGLVDFDVVDFTNLQRQVIHFTSDVGRPKLESAREKIAAINPFVNVQTFNAKLTSDNALEIFAGFDIIVDGTDNFPTRFLVNDACVFTGKPNVYGSIFRFEGQASVFAAKDGPCYRCLYPEPPPPGLVPSCAEGGVLGILPGLVGLIQATEVIKLILGSGQPLIGRLLLVDALGMKFRELKLRKNPDCVVCGDHPTVTKLIDYEEFCGLRGQETPVNQTGIPEISVEELKQRLDAKDDIFILDVREAHEYQICNLNGHLIPLNDLSKRVSELDPAKEMVVHCRSGVRSARAVAFLRQAGFTKAKNLAGGILAWADRVDPKVPKY; from the coding sequence ATGGCCACCACTTTGGCGCCTGAATCCCTTCCCGCATTGAACAACCAGGAGGTCCTGCGTTACTCCCGGCACCTGATCATGCCGGAAGTGGGCATGGAGGGCCAGCAAAAGCTCAAGGCTGCGCGCGTGCTCTGCATCGGCACCGGAGGGCTGGGCTCGCCGCTGGCTCTGTATCTTTCCGCCGCCGGCGTGGGCACGCTGGGGCTGGTGGACTTCGACGTCGTGGATTTCACCAACCTGCAGCGCCAGGTGATCCACTTCACCAGTGACGTGGGGCGTCCCAAGCTGGAGTCAGCGCGGGAAAAGATTGCGGCCATCAATCCTTTCGTCAACGTGCAGACGTTTAACGCCAAGCTCACCAGCGACAACGCGCTGGAGATCTTCGCCGGCTTTGACATCATTGTGGACGGCACGGACAACTTCCCCACGCGCTTCCTGGTCAATGACGCTTGCGTCTTCACCGGCAAGCCCAACGTGTACGGCTCCATTTTCCGCTTTGAGGGCCAGGCCAGCGTGTTCGCCGCCAAAGACGGGCCCTGCTACCGCTGCCTTTATCCCGAGCCGCCTCCGCCCGGGCTGGTCCCTTCCTGCGCGGAAGGCGGAGTGCTCGGCATTTTGCCCGGACTGGTCGGCTTGATCCAGGCCACGGAAGTCATCAAACTCATTCTGGGCAGCGGGCAGCCGCTGATCGGACGCCTGCTGCTGGTGGACGCCCTCGGCATGAAGTTCCGCGAACTCAAGCTGCGCAAAAATCCTGACTGTGTGGTTTGCGGCGACCACCCCACCGTCACTAAACTTATTGATTACGAAGAATTCTGCGGATTGCGCGGACAGGAGACACCTGTGAACCAGACCGGCATACCTGAAATCAGTGTGGAAGAACTGAAGCAGCGGCTTGACGCCAAGGACGACATCTTCATCCTGGACGTGCGCGAGGCCCACGAATACCAGATCTGCAACCTCAACGGCCACCTCATCCCGCTCAACGATCTGTCCAAGCGCGTCAGCGAACTAGATCCGGCCAAGGAGATGGTGGTCCATTGCCGTTCCGGCGTCCGCAGCGCGCGCGCCGTGGCTTTTTTGCGCCAGGCCGGTTTCACCAAAGCGAAGAACCTGGCGGGTGGAATCCTGGCCTGGGCGGACAGGGTAGACCCGAAGGTGCCGAAGTACTGA
- a CDS encoding M67 family metallopeptidase gives MLKISKADYDLIRWEAERSYPNECCGILLGNFLEGHRLVTMTVTCENARSDSPANRYSIKPQQVINAQKLAKSRGEDIIGFYHSHPDHPPHPSPTDLEEAYWFNCSYVITSVERGSSRATQSFELLGQEERKELQPEEIEIVANQQPLKIAL, from the coding sequence ATGCTGAAGATCAGCAAGGCGGACTACGATTTGATCCGCTGGGAAGCCGAACGCAGCTATCCCAACGAATGTTGCGGCATCCTACTGGGCAACTTTCTGGAAGGCCATCGCCTGGTGACCATGACCGTCACCTGCGAAAACGCGCGGTCGGACTCGCCCGCGAACCGCTACAGCATCAAGCCGCAGCAAGTTATTAACGCCCAAAAGCTGGCCAAGAGCCGCGGCGAAGACATCATCGGCTTTTATCACTCGCATCCTGACCATCCGCCCCACCCCTCGCCCACCGACCTGGAGGAAGCTTACTGGTTCAATTGCTCTTACGTGATCACCAGCGTGGAGCGCGGGAGCTCTCGCGCCACACAGTCTTTCGAGTTGCTGGGCCAGGAGGAGCGTAAGGAGCTGCAGCCGGAAGAAATTGAGATTGTCGCCAACCAGCAGCCGCTCAAAATAGCTCTGTAA
- the nadA gene encoding quinolinate synthase NadA, with protein sequence MTTFVAPLSERAEICSLDNYLVLPDQSMDARIAAAKAALGERVVVLGHHYQRDEVIRFADFRGDSYKLSQEAARTQAEYVVFCGVHFMAESADVLGHGGQQVILPDMNAGCSMADMAEIGQVEAAWKQLVKQGLTDELGHGITPLTYMNSTAAIKAFCGERGGLVCTSSNAGAAFQWAFARNEKIFFLPDQHLGRNTAYAMGIPLEDCVVWDPFKVLGGLTPQQLRAAKVILWKGHCSVHQRFLPEHVDKVRAKHPDIKVIVHPECRWEVCQKADGVGSTEGLIKMIKESPAGSKFAVGTEIHLVNRASKEFAKDNKMVITLDDSGCLCTTMFRISPQHLCWSLENLVDGQVVNRIQVADDVKHWARVALDRMLEVK encoded by the coding sequence ATGACGACCTTTGTTGCTCCATTGTCCGAGCGGGCGGAAATCTGTTCCCTCGACAACTATCTCGTACTCCCCGACCAAAGCATGGACGCGCGCATCGCTGCGGCCAAGGCCGCGCTGGGCGAGCGCGTGGTTGTTCTCGGTCACCACTACCAGCGCGATGAAGTGATCCGCTTTGCCGATTTTCGCGGCGACTCCTACAAGCTCTCCCAGGAGGCTGCGCGCACCCAGGCAGAATACGTTGTCTTCTGCGGCGTGCACTTTATGGCGGAAAGCGCGGACGTGCTCGGCCACGGCGGCCAGCAGGTGATTCTGCCGGACATGAATGCCGGGTGTTCCATGGCCGACATGGCGGAGATTGGCCAGGTAGAAGCCGCCTGGAAACAGCTGGTCAAACAGGGCCTCACCGACGAACTGGGCCACGGCATTACGCCGCTTACGTACATGAACTCCACGGCGGCGATCAAGGCATTTTGCGGCGAGCGCGGCGGGCTGGTGTGCACGTCGTCGAATGCCGGTGCGGCGTTCCAGTGGGCGTTTGCCCGCAACGAGAAGATCTTCTTCCTGCCTGACCAGCATCTGGGCCGCAACACCGCCTACGCCATGGGAATCCCCCTGGAAGATTGCGTGGTGTGGGACCCGTTCAAAGTCCTGGGCGGGCTTACGCCGCAGCAACTGCGCGCGGCGAAAGTAATTCTGTGGAAGGGCCATTGCTCCGTCCACCAGCGCTTTTTGCCCGAACACGTGGACAAGGTCCGCGCAAAGCATCCCGACATCAAGGTCATCGTGCATCCGGAGTGCCGCTGGGAAGTTTGCCAAAAGGCTGACGGCGTGGGCTCCACCGAGGGGCTGATCAAGATGATCAAAGAGTCCCCGGCGGGCAGCAAGTTTGCCGTGGGCACGGAGATCCATCTGGTCAACCGCGCGAGCAAAGAGTTTGCCAAGGACAACAAGATGGTCATCACCTTGGATGATTCCGGTTGCCTGTGCACGACAATGTTCCGAATTTCACCGCAGCATCTGTGCTGGTCGCTGGAGAACCTGGTGGACGGCCAGGTGGTGAACCGCATACAAGTGGCCGACGACGTGAAGCACTGGGCGCGGGTAGCGCTGGATAGGATGCTGGAAGTGAAGTAA
- a CDS encoding DUF2203 domain-containing protein, translating into MDKPKTFTLEEAQTLVPVLKSLLKTAMEGKRTIEQVERESLELHRRIIESGGFHVDIVKRARRVAVRDKALQETKDALAEIDSIGVQVKDIDIGLLDFPCVVEGEIVLLCWKYGEDEIEYWHGVEEGFRGRKLIDERIRSGKKKEKPN; encoded by the coding sequence ATGGACAAACCCAAAACATTCACGCTGGAAGAAGCCCAGACGCTGGTGCCCGTGCTCAAGTCGTTGCTCAAGACGGCCATGGAGGGCAAGCGGACTATTGAGCAGGTGGAGCGCGAGTCGCTGGAACTGCATCGCCGCATCATAGAGAGCGGCGGGTTCCACGTGGACATCGTGAAGCGGGCGCGGCGGGTTGCGGTGCGCGACAAAGCCCTGCAAGAGACCAAAGACGCTCTGGCGGAGATTGATTCCATCGGCGTGCAGGTCAAGGACATTGATATCGGCCTGCTGGATTTTCCCTGCGTGGTGGAGGGCGAGATCGTCCTGCTGTGCTGGAAGTACGGCGAAGACGAGATCGAATACTGGCACGGCGTGGAAGAAGGCTTCCGCGGACGCAAGCTGATTGATGAGCGGATCAGGAGCGGGAAGAAGAAAGAAAAGCCGAACTAG
- a CDS encoding SH3 domain-containing protein — MAVCAVAALASVLSLPGCGGGTSGKTEYLYVAVPEASLRDHVSTIYNKTGLAHNGERLLVLERMQNRRFVRVRTPRGEEGWVQERLLADQQTFDQFQRLAEQYKTSLPQGTATVELQVKVHVLPGRKAGYLYLLNEKQKVELLERRAAARNATAAQMEKQQKDKDKDADADSDDEKDSSTPDVVMEDWWLVRDTQKRVGWVLGRTLYLDIPIEIAQYAEGSRVIGAFPLDEVQDGDKKVPEYLALLTENKDGLAADFTQVRVYTWNTRKHRYETAYREKNLSGSLPVEMGRQDFGGKEGTLRTFTLRLKDDDGKARQQLYKFNPPMVRKAYAPGEEPPAKPKKKRGESTSRGHRQG, encoded by the coding sequence ATGGCTGTCTGCGCGGTTGCCGCGCTGGCGAGCGTGCTCAGTTTGCCGGGATGCGGGGGCGGCACGTCGGGCAAGACGGAGTATCTCTACGTCGCCGTGCCGGAGGCGTCACTGCGCGACCACGTTTCCACCATCTACAACAAGACCGGACTGGCGCACAACGGTGAGCGGTTGCTAGTGCTGGAGCGGATGCAGAACCGGCGCTTTGTTCGCGTGCGCACGCCGCGCGGAGAAGAAGGCTGGGTGCAAGAGCGCCTTCTGGCCGACCAGCAGACTTTCGACCAGTTCCAGCGGCTGGCCGAGCAGTACAAGACGTCGCTGCCGCAGGGCACGGCGACGGTGGAGTTGCAGGTGAAAGTCCACGTGCTGCCGGGGAGGAAAGCCGGCTACCTTTATTTGCTGAACGAGAAGCAGAAAGTGGAGTTGCTGGAACGGCGCGCGGCCGCGCGCAACGCCACCGCGGCACAGATGGAGAAACAGCAGAAAGACAAAGACAAGGACGCCGATGCGGACAGCGATGACGAAAAGGACAGCAGCACGCCTGACGTGGTGATGGAAGATTGGTGGCTGGTCCGCGACACGCAAAAACGCGTGGGTTGGGTGCTGGGACGCACGCTGTACCTGGACATCCCAATTGAGATTGCGCAGTACGCGGAAGGCAGCCGCGTGATCGGCGCGTTCCCGCTGGATGAAGTCCAGGACGGCGACAAGAAGGTCCCCGAGTACCTGGCGCTGCTGACCGAGAATAAGGACGGACTGGCGGCGGACTTCACCCAGGTCCGGGTGTACACCTGGAACACACGCAAACATCGCTACGAGACGGCGTACCGCGAAAAGAACTTGTCCGGTTCGCTCCCGGTGGAGATGGGGCGCCAGGATTTTGGCGGCAAAGAAGGCACGCTGCGGACCTTTACCCTGCGCCTGAAAGACGATGACGGCAAAGCCCGCCAGCAGCTGTACAAGTTCAACCCGCCGATGGTGCGCAAAGCCTATGCGCCGGGCGAAGAGCCTCCGGCCAAGCCCAAGAAGAAGCGCGGGGAGAGTACGTCGCGGGGCCATCGCCAGGGGTAA
- a CDS encoding RNA polymerase sigma factor, translating to MVAITGERQILMAMTKTRSDAAREEQAAQAEFEIFYLRTARTLHGYLCRLSRDPATADEVLQDAYIRMIAVPSMDEAGRKAYLYTTATNILRDRWRRQKREREWTEQSSVTEETHQNFNLPVDMAAVFDQLGAQERAVLWLAHVEEMSHKEISAILGVKEQSVRVMVFRAREKAKDLLEKAGFRGSHE from the coding sequence TTGGTTGCCATAACCGGAGAACGGCAAATCCTGATGGCCATGACCAAAACACGCAGCGATGCCGCGCGCGAGGAGCAGGCGGCGCAGGCGGAATTTGAGATCTTCTATCTGCGGACGGCGCGGACGCTGCATGGCTACCTGTGCCGGCTGAGCCGCGATCCGGCCACGGCGGATGAAGTCCTGCAGGACGCTTACATCCGCATGATCGCAGTACCCTCCATGGACGAAGCCGGCCGCAAGGCCTACCTTTACACCACGGCCACCAACATCCTGCGCGACCGCTGGCGGCGGCAGAAGCGCGAACGCGAATGGACTGAACAGAGCAGCGTGACGGAAGAAACCCACCAGAATTTCAACCTTCCCGTGGACATGGCGGCGGTGTTCGACCAACTGGGCGCGCAGGAACGCGCCGTGCTGTGGCTGGCCCACGTGGAAGAGATGAGCCACAAGGAAATCAGCGCTATTCTAGGCGTGAAAGAGCAGAGCGTCCGGGTGATGGTATTCCGCGCGCGAGAGAAAGCGAAAGACTTGCTGGAAAAAGCAGGGTTCAGAGGGTCCCATGAGTAA
- a CDS encoding DegT/DnrJ/EryC1/StrS family aminotransferase, translating into MLDLARQYAGLREEVLAAVTRVCDSQKYILGDEVTAFEREFAALCGTTESVACASGTDALWLAMAAAGVTNGDSVITTPFSFFATASSILRAGARPVFVDVDRETLNIDPAKVAQALRSSAPRRHAIMPVHLYGQCADMDALGRLAAEFKLRVIEDAAQAVGASWNGKPAGALGDAAAFSFYPTKNLSAFGDAGVLTTSDPVLAEHVRSLRNHGAKQRYYHDEIGANSRMDSIQAAVLRVKMRYLPRWNDARRQRAKIYDQLFAAAGLTRTGANSPAPVTLLKTRKEAHHIYHQYVVRVQQRDKLRDFLKDRGVGSEIYYPVPLHLQKCFSYLGNAKGDLPEAELAAAEVLALPMFPELEEAEQRHVVESIAEFYS; encoded by the coding sequence ATGCTGGACTTGGCGCGCCAATATGCCGGCCTGCGCGAAGAAGTCCTGGCGGCGGTCACCCGGGTCTGCGACTCGCAGAAGTACATTCTGGGTGATGAAGTTACGGCCTTTGAGCGGGAGTTTGCCGCCCTCTGCGGGACCACCGAATCCGTGGCCTGCGCCTCCGGCACGGACGCCCTCTGGCTGGCGATGGCCGCCGCCGGCGTCACCAACGGCGATTCGGTCATCACCACGCCTTTTAGTTTCTTTGCCACCGCCAGTTCCATCCTCCGCGCCGGCGCCCGTCCGGTGTTCGTGGACGTTGATCGGGAAACACTGAATATTGATCCCGCCAAAGTTGCCCAGGCCCTGCGAAGCTCCGCGCCGCGCCGCCATGCCATCATGCCCGTGCATCTTTACGGCCAGTGTGCGGACATGGATGCCCTCGGGCGACTCGCAGCTGAATTCAAGCTTCGCGTAATTGAGGATGCCGCGCAGGCCGTGGGAGCATCGTGGAACGGAAAACCCGCCGGCGCGCTGGGCGATGCCGCAGCGTTCAGTTTTTATCCCACCAAGAACTTAAGCGCTTTTGGCGATGCCGGCGTCCTCACCACCAGCGACCCTGTACTCGCCGAACACGTGCGCTCGTTGCGCAATCACGGCGCCAAGCAGCGCTATTACCACGATGAAATCGGCGCCAACAGCCGCATGGATTCCATCCAAGCCGCGGTGCTGCGGGTGAAGATGCGCTATCTGCCGCGCTGGAATGATGCTCGCCGCCAGCGGGCAAAGATTTACGATCAGCTATTCGCCGCCGCTGGACTCACCCGGACCGGAGCCAACTCGCCCGCCCCCGTGACATTGCTCAAGACCCGCAAGGAAGCTCACCACATCTACCATCAATACGTGGTTCGCGTGCAGCAGCGCGACAAGCTGCGAGACTTCCTCAAAGACCGCGGCGTTGGCTCAGAGATTTACTATCCCGTGCCCCTGCACCTGCAAAAGTGCTTCAGCTACCTGGGCAACGCGAAAGGCGATCTGCCGGAAGCCGAGCTGGCCGCCGCTGAAGTCCTGGCGCTGCCCATGTTCCCCGAACTGGAAGAGGCGGAACAGCGCCACGTGGTGGAATCCATCGCTGAATTCTATTCCTAG
- the hfq gene encoding RNA chaperone Hfq: METKPAQNIQDSFLNTARKDKTQVTIYLLSGVKLTGRIRSFDKYSVVLETNNQEQLIFKHAISTVVMSKGSHHDVRGGHHAGAEAEHAPAKVEG, encoded by the coding sequence ATGGAAACCAAGCCGGCACAAAACATACAGGACTCCTTTTTGAACACTGCGCGAAAGGACAAGACGCAGGTCACCATCTACCTTTTGAGCGGAGTCAAGCTGACGGGCCGCATACGGTCGTTCGACAAGTACTCGGTCGTCCTGGAAACCAACAATCAGGAGCAGCTCATCTTCAAACATGCCATCTCCACGGTGGTCATGTCCAAGGGAAGCCACCATGATGTCCGCGGGGGACATCATGCGGGAGCTGAAGCCGAGCACGCACCGGCCAAAGTAGAGGGCTAA